The Lolium rigidum isolate FL_2022 chromosome 1, APGP_CSIRO_Lrig_0.1, whole genome shotgun sequence region ATCTGACGATGAGCAAGTGAAGTTTAAGTTCAACAACTTTACATTGATTGACATGGCAAATCCACAGTTCAAAGTTGGACAAACTTTTGCTTCTGTTGAACTATTGAGGAAAGCTATCAGGGAATACAGTTGCAGGGAAAGAGTCAACATATCCATGCCAACAAATGACAAGCACAGAATTGCAGCTAGGTGTGCAGACTGTATTTGGTACCTGTGGGCGTCATGGGATAGTAGATCCAAGTGTTTCTTGATCAAAAGGCATGAACCAGAGCACACATGTGAAAGGGTTTGGAAAGTGAGGGTTTTACATACAAATTCATAGCAGAGAAGTACATTGATTATTTCAGAGCTGATGAGGGCATGAATATCAAGAACTTAGCTAGAGGTGTTCAAAAAGAGTGGAATATGATACCCTCTAGGCCTAAGTTGAGAAGAGCTAGAAGGCTAGCGATGAGTATCAtttatggagatgaggtagagcagTACAACCTTTTGTGGCAGTATGCTGttgaattaaggagaacaaatccAGGGAGCACCTTTTTTCTTAATCTAGATAGTGAGAGCAGATTCAACAAGTGCTACTGGAGCTTGGATGCAATTAAGAGGGGTTTTTTGGAGGGTTGCAGACCTGTAATCTGTCTTGATGGATGTCATTTGAAGACCAAATTTGGAGGACAACTTCTAGCTGCTGTTGGAATGGATCCTAATGACTGCATCTATCCAGTTGCATTCAGCATAGTGGAGGTGGAAGACACTGCAAACTGGAGATGGTTCCTCGAAACTTTAAAAAAGGATTTGGGAATTCATAATACAAGTGCATGGACAATAATGTCTGATAAACAGAAAGTAAGTATATGAATTATGTCTGAATCTGTCCTGAAACTAATTTACTTGTTTGCACTCTTACTTGGTACTGATTGAGTTGTTGAAAATGTTGTAGGGCTTAATTAAGGCTGTGTCTGAGATTTTCCCTGAGTCAGAACATAGGTTTTGTGTTAGGCATCTGTGGCAAAATTTCAACCAGCTATTCAAAGGTGAAGTCCTAAAAAATGCTTTGGAAGATTGCTAGAGCAACAACTGTTCAAAGGTGGGAAGAAGCTATGGAAGAGATGAAGTTATTAAACAAAGAGGCATATGATTGGCTATAGAGGAGCTACCGCCCAACACTTGGGTGAGGGCATTTCAAAGTGATTGGCCCAAGTGTGACATTTTGCTGAACAAGAACTGCGAAGTTTTCAACAAGTAAGCTAGACATTTTCCCCTATTTTATAAAATCATGTAAATTACTAAAAAAAATTATGAGTGCATTCTAATAGTGTTGTGTCGATTGTTCATGTGTTTCTCTATTTTTTCAGGTACATACTAGAAGCTAGAGAATTTCCAGTGCTCACCATGATTGACAGGATTAATCAACAAATGATGACAAGAGTATGCGCCAAACAAGATGAAGGAGAGAAGTTTCCAGGCCCAATCTGCCCCAAAATAGCAACTAAACTTACAAAGTTTGTTGATTTGGCAGCTGAATGCTATGTATTGCCAACAGGGTCAGGGGTTTTTGATGTGAGATTCAGAGATAAGCAGTACATTGTTGATCTGCTTAACAGGAGCTGCACATGTAGGAGATGGGACCTTAGTGGGATTCCATGTCATCATGCAATTGCCTGCATGAGACATGAGAGGATCACACCAACTGATCATGTACACCCTGCTTACTCTGTGCAAAGATTCAGAAGAGCTTATGCTCACAACATCATGCCATGTAGAGACAAGTCGGAATGGGCTATAGTACATAACTGCCCTAAGGTTGCTCCTCCTCACTATGAGAAAAAGGTTGGTAGGCCAAAGAAGAACAGAAGGAAGCAACCTGAAGAAAAGCAGAGTAAGAAGGGTGGCATAGTATTgtccaagcatggtgtgataattCACTGCAGCCATTGTGGCAACCCTGGGCACAATAAAAGTGGTTGTTCATGGTACAAAGCTGGCatgccacctaagaagcaaaGGAGAAAGAAAAACAGCCCATTGCTTGATGACTCAGAGGAGGAGGATGTCCCAGTCGTTACACAGGTGATTATGATGTTGGCATATGAATTTTACTTCTAATATTACAATATTTGGTACTAAATATTAGTTGTGGTTTCAATATGCattattgtgctaagtatcaatTAATGTTCTTACACAGGAAAATCCAGTACGTGCAAGAAATTACACTTTTTCTGATCTAAATGATGGAAATCCAACTCTGGAGAATGTTGAAGATACAATGTTAGAGGAAATGGTACACCAGGTAGCTTGCATTTTCTCTCTATGCTTATAGTTTCCTCAATTTTCCGAGTGCATTCAATTTTTCACTATTAATTCCTGGTTTGTATTTTCACTAATAAATCTCTACAGGTACCACCACCAAACACCAGGAGTGTGCATCCCAGGCCATTACCAGATTCTACTTTCATTTCTGCAGAACAAAGTCAAAATGTGGCCCTGGGTGGATCTACATCTGGTGTGCAGCATAACATTGCAGCCAAGGCCGAAGCAATGAAGATGGCCAAGCTGAGAGAACatgaagaaaagaaagaagccTCAGTTGCTGCAAAATTGAAGAAAACTGCAGAAGCAAAACAACTCAAGTCTGAGCTGGCACAACAGAGAAGGTTGCAGACACAACAAAAGAAAGAAGAAGCTGCGGAGTTGAGGAAGTTGGCAGCAGCTCATAAGAAAGAAGCTCTACTTGCAGCAAGGCAAGAGAAACTTGCTCAGAAAGAAGCTGAGAAGGCTAGAAAAGCTGCAGCAAAGCAACATCAAGATGCACAGAGAAGGGCTCCCAAACCATCCACCAGCCATCCAAAAAAAGTCTCAATGTTTGATGAGTTGAGGGGTTGATTATTGCTCTCGACGATTGTAATATAGTTGAGTCAAAATATTTTTCACTTTGAGTCTTTATCAGATTGTGTAGTGATAAATTATAACTGTGTTACTTTGTGCGGTATGACTATCCATATGACTATCCTGGTTTATCTATGGTACTTGGTGCTGGCATTATTTTGTATGGTACATGGTGCTGGCATTTTTTTGTATGGTACATGGTGCTAGCATTTTGTGGTATGACTATCCTGGTTTATCTATGATCATAGATTCTTATTTTAGGTGGTCATGATCATGAACAGTAGCAGCAACATCTTCTTCTTACTTAAAAAAAGTAGACACTTCTTCATGTATTATGTGTACCACTCAGTCCTTGTATGAAGACAAACTAGGAGCCATCATTATTGTATAAGTTACAGTGTTAACTATTAACTATAATCTGCTTCAGAACGAAATTTGATGTGGTTCAGATCATAACCATTACATCACCAGTGATCCCATGGAGCCATTTTGTTTTCCGGGAATAAAAAGTTTTCATATATTGTGTATACAAGGTTTACAACATCTGACTCAACAATAGCAGCCACGCCGGAGGGACATGCCCCATCCAGAACTTAGCTTGATCTAAATGTCTAGCTACAGCAACCAAACTATGTGCAGATTTATTACTCTCTTTTCATTGTCACTACTTGAAAACGATGACATTTTTCTTGCATCTTCCAACTGGAGATTGTCGAGGCATTCTCGATAACATGGACCATATGAAGATCAAGAAGGAACGCCTTGGCTTTGGCTTCAGGCACGTCCTGACACTTAATCCTGACAGCATTGAGAGCCCATAGAACTTTTCAAGTTTGTTTACCTGGCATACATACCCATGTTCACCTCAACAGAAGCATCAACGTTTATCTTTATCCATCCATAATCAGGAACAGTCCAACTCTCTGTCTGAATATATTTCAGAGCACTTGCAGCTAGCTGAATCTAACTTGCCATCAGTAGGACTATCACACACGAGCTTTCCATGCCTTTCATGCTTGTCTTCCACCTGCAGATAACAAACACAATGCCATGAGCGACTAAAATTTATAGTGATGAACCAGTACTTAGTATCACTTGAGGGAACAAAAATTCAGATGTATTGAACTACTGAGCTACAACATCCTCCTGGGATTTCCTACCGCATCTCGTCCGTAGCCAATGACATGAGCGAGGGGGTCGATGCCGCCGCCAATTGAGTTGGCGCCGGATAGGGGGACGATGGCGCCGAAGCAGTTCGAGCTAACACCCGCGGACATGGCGACAACAACTCTGAATCGGGGACTCCACAGAAGCGCAGGGTTAGGGATTTGAGTGGTGTGGTTGGGGATTTTTTCTCCAATCGATCCCAATCGTATTGATATGTTCAGTTTGCATAGAAACCCCTGTAATTCTCCAGATGCACACACACGGTCAATCAAACGGTCAGATACTAGGCCCACCGCACCACTTCAACAGAATACGTAGCCAAAGTGTCTCAGTGACCGTACGTGTTCAGTCGGAACAACTTTGTCTACCCGAACAATTTGTTTTGAAAGTTCAGTGACCAATTTGTTCTTTGTGGACAAGTTCAATGACTGTACATGAATTTTACTCTTTCAGAAATTTTTCACTCAAACAGTACAACCaaccatgtttttttttctaaCAGAAGGGAACCAGCACAGAAAGTATCAGCACGGAAAGTA contains the following coding sequences:
- the LOC124685256 gene encoding uncharacterized protein LOC124685256 codes for the protein MIDRINQQMMTRVCAKQDEGEKFPGPICPKIATKLTKFVDLAAECYVLPTGSGVFDVRFRDKQYIVDLLNRSCTCRRWDLSGIPCHHAIACMRHERITPTDHVHPAYSVQRFRRAYAHNIMPCRDKSEWAIVHNCPKVAPPHYEKKVGRPKKNRRKQPEEKQSKKGGIVLSKHGVIIHCSHCGNPGHNKSGCSWYKAGMPPKKQRRKKNSPLLDDSEEEDVPVVTQENPVRARNYTFSDLNDGNPTLENVEDTMLEEMVPPPNTRSVHPRPLPDSTFISAEQSQNVALGGSTSGVQHNIAAKAEAMKMAKLREHEEKKEASVAAKLKKTAEAKQLKSELAQQRRLQTQQKKEEAAELRKLAAAHKKEALLAARQEKLAQKEAEKARKAAAKQHQDAQRRAPKPSTSHPKKVSMFDELRG